A window of Lepidochelys kempii isolate rLepKem1 chromosome 1, rLepKem1.hap2, whole genome shotgun sequence contains these coding sequences:
- the LOC140917078 gene encoding olfactory receptor 52N4-like: MADFNLTPTDLSTFILMGIPGMEAAHVWISIPFSVFYIICLLGNFMVLFLVGKEQTLHKPMYLLLCMLALTDITTSTFVIPKALLIFWFNLKDITVGGCLTQMFFLHAVSIMHSAVLVTMAIDRYVAICNPLRYTTFLTNSQIAKLGLVGLIRAVLFILPLPVLLIRLPFCANRIIPHTYCDHMAVAKISCGDITINRIYGLVMAFVVMGFDLTIIALSYSLIIRAVLRINSKEAHQKALNTCTAHICVMMLAYPVGFFSTLVHRFGHDFAPQVHIVLANVYFVIPPMLNPIIYGVKTKELRDKVVKYTYRICSPGTTYFNPA; this comes from the coding sequence ATGGCCGATTTCAACCTCACCCCCACTGACCTTTCAACATTTATCCTAATGGGCATCCCTGGTATGGAAGCTGCCCACGTCtggatttccatccctttctctgTGTTCTACATTATCTGCCTGTTGGGAAATTTCATGGTTCTGTTTCTTGTAGGGAAAGAGCAGACCCTGCACAAGCCGATGtacctgctgctctgcatgctggcacTCACAGACATCACTACGTCTACCTTCGTCATTCCAAAAGCACTGTTgatattttggttcaatttgaaaGACATTACTGTGGGTGGCTGCCTTACCCAAATGTTCTTCCTTCATGCGGTTTCTATTATGCACTCAGCTGTCCTTGTGACAATGGCCATTGATCGTTACGTTGCTatatgtaaccctctgagatatACCACTTTCCTCACCAATTCACAAATAGCTAAACTAGGGCTAGTGGGTTTGATAagagctgttctcttcattctgccCTTGCCCGTGCTCCTAATCAGGCTTCCATTCTGTGCCAACCGCATTATCCCCCATACATACTGTGACCACATGGCTGTAGCAAAGATATCATGTGGGGATATCACAATTAACAGGATTTATGGTTTGGTAATGGCATTTGTAGTCATGGGGTTTGACCTGACAATCATTGCCCTGTCTTACAGTCTGATCATCAGGGCTGTCCTGAGAATCAACTCTAAGGAAGCTCACCAGAAAGCCCTCAACACCTGCACAGCCCACATCTGTGTTATGATGCTGGCTTATCCTGTTGGATTCTTCTCTACTCTGGTACACCGGTTTGGCCATGACTTTGCTCCCCAGGTTCACATCGTCTTGGCCAATGTCTATTTTGTCATTCCTCCCATGCTCAACCCTATAATTTATGGTGTTAAAACGAAAGAACTTCGTGACAAAGTTGTCAAATACACCTACAGAATATGCTCACCCGGGACAACTTACTTTAACCCAGCCTGA